From the Argopecten irradians isolate NY chromosome 13, Ai_NY, whole genome shotgun sequence genome, one window contains:
- the LOC138306100 gene encoding uncharacterized protein, whose amino-acid sequence MTTKHMAGAEHITAVVQENDMEAFMSLKDTFVAAYPLGESPWRLLHIVAVYGTAEMVERIQRWTRIDWDRQHTIHEEIFKGASRYPNVKEATALYLATCLERTEIVRSLAKLAGEENIRTCLQGLKVSNDMEHIFMVELADRLGQKHAELKPIIVPGHRRQDNGTQLRVFIVYSVSLVHGHEYDFNGLGLVKLRNPYVIKRTNSGALVSETGVKNEDAETEPDEDAHVEKSPDDDADSSNEDVDGLSNEDAKRVTEAIQTHRDCLWQTHSNLNIITGRRVKRNISGFDIHEACVILYCSTNGVIPLGEDEFPRKLVIQNGDYVNVVVHEGFFDFGGYATASGTCRHDYLKMGCEIGRSTPQFDTRGRSIRNSGGTLGPFVRFNNDLGFLSCAHVLFDIPSHSNFIDFTAAFPMVQVVQPSMNSTASVNSKECGVVERAVFDPSGTISIDATVVKITDQSRKPTAGQFANERHSTYVDAGFKELPEYNNGFMFSSAQLNALPSKPNVVKFGSRTDVTKGALGVVGADVRPYSKALGFGDSAGKIRMENQYLVTGIPPSTDFFDGGDSGSGVFCQDNNGHLVCVGMAIGHCVLDDYPYKAGIVTPIDAILQALGPNFKLATFPKVNDDRI is encoded by the exons ATGACAACTAAACACATGGCGG gTGCAGAGCACATTACAGCAGTTGTTCAAGAAAACGACATGGAAGCCTTCATGTCGTTAAAAGACACTTTCGTCGCAGCATATCCACTTGGGGAATCTCCATGGCGCCTGTTACATATAGTTGCTGTATATGGAACAGCAGAAATGGTTGAACGTATTCAGAGATGGACAAGGATCGACTGGGATAGACAACATACTATCCATGAAGAGATATTCAAAGGAGCATCGCGATATCCTAATGTCAAGGAAGCGACAGCATTATACTTAGCAACTTGTCTAGAGAGAACAGAGATCGTACGATCGTTAGCCAAACTGGCCGGAGAAGAAAACATTAGGACATGTTTACAAGGATTGAAAGTTAGCAATGATATGGAGCATATCTTCATGGTGGAACTAGCTGATAGACTTGGACAAAAACATGCTGAACTGAAGCCAATCATCGTCCCAGGTCATCGGCGCCAAGATAACGGTACTCAATTACGGGTGTTCATTGTATACTCGGTGTCTCTCGTCCATGGTCATGAATATGACTTCAATGGTCTTGGACTTGTGAAGCTACGAAACCCATATGTTATAAAAAGAACGAACAGTGGTGCACTTGTAAGTGAAACAGGCGTAAAAAATGAGGATGCAGAGACTGAACCAGATGAAGATGCACATGTCGAGAAGTCACCAGATGACGATGCAGATTCATCAAATGAAGATGTAGATGGATTATCAAATGAAGACGCAAAACGAGTTACAGAGGCAATACAAACACATCGTGATTGTCTCTGGCAAACACATAGTAATTTGAACATCATTACGGGAAGACGAGTGAAAAGGAATATAAGTGGATTTGATATCCATGAAGCATGTGTGATCCTGTATTGTAGCACTAATGGCGTTATCCCGTTAGGAGAAGATGAGTTCCCAAGAAAACTCGTCATACAAAATGGGGACTATGTTAATGTAGTTGTCCACGAAGGTTTCTTTGATTTCGGTGGCTATGCAACTGCGTCAGGAACGTGTCGTCATGATTATCTCAAAATGGGCTGTGAAATTGGACGGTCGACACCCCAGTTTGACACCAGAGGAAGAAGTATCCGCAATAGTGGCGGAACTCTTGGTCCCTTCGTGCGATTCAACAATGATCTTGGATTTCTCTCTTGCGCACATGTATTGTTTGATATTCCATCGCATTCAAATTTTATAGATTTCACAGCAGCATTTCCCATGGTTCAAGTAGTCCAGCCATCAATGAATTCAACTGCTTCTGTCAATTCCAAAGAATGTGGCGTTGTAGAGAGGGCTGTATTCGATCCATCTGGTACAATAAGCATTGACGCCACGGTGGTGAAGATAACAGACCAATCCAGAAAACCTACAGCAGGTCAATTCGCGAATGAAAGACACAGTACCTACGTAGACGCAG GATTCAAGGAACTCCCAGAATACAACAACGGATTTATGTTTTCCAGTGCTCAACTCAATGCATTGCCTTCGAAACCAAATGTGGTGAAATTCGGAAGCAGAACTGACGTTACTAAGGGGGCGTTGGGTGTGGTCGGTGCTGATGTACGGCCCTATTCTAAAGCACTTGGTTTTGGAGACAGTGCTGGAAAGATAAGGATGGAAAATCAGTATTTGGTTACAGGTATCCCGCCGAGTACAGACTTCTTCGATGGAGGCGATTCTGGTTCTGGAGTGTTTTGCCAAGACAATAATGGACATTTGGTATGTGTCGGAATGGCAATAGGACATTGTGTCTTAGATGACTATCCATATAAAGCTGGAATTGTAACACCAATCGATGCTATACTCCAGGCACTGGGTCCCAATTTCAAACTAGCCACCTTTCCAAAAGTAAATGATGATAGGATATAA